The following nucleotide sequence is from Campylobacter coli 76339.
CTAGGAATTTTGGCAAAAAAGGGTATAGAAATTTCTTTTTGGAAGTATTGTAAATTTGGTTTTTTAATCACTCTACCAGTGCTTGCTTGCTCGCTTTTTGGTCTTATTTTACAATATTAAAGTAAAACTTAGCAAACAAAGAAAAAATTTATTTTATTTTAGATACACTAATGATTTGGTTAAAATAAAAAACGAAAGGACAAAGTTATGGCTACATCTGAAAGTAGACGAAGCTTCATGGGTTTTGCATTTGGAACAGTAGCTGCTGTAGGCGGTGTTTTTTCACTCGTTGCGATGAAAAAAACTTGGGATCCGCTTCCAAGTGTTAAAGCTGCAGGCTTTACTACAGTAGATTTATCGGGAATGCAAGATGGAGAGCTAAGAACTATAGAATGGCGTAAAAAGCCTATTTTTATCTTAAAAAAAGATCCAAATATGCAAAAGGATACTAAGCGAGATGTTGTGGTAGATAATGCTGCATATACTGTTGTTATAGGACTTTGCACTCATTTGGGTTGTATTCCTGCTTATCACGCAAGTGAGCAACTTTTTAAATGCGCCTGTCATGGTGGAGAATTTGATACAAGTGGAAAAAATACCTTTGGGCCTCCTCCAAGACCTCTTGATATACCTCCTTTTAAAATAGATGGAACCAAACTTGTTCTAGGTGAAGAAGGTCCAGAATATAAAAAATTGATGGAGGAAGCTTAATATGGCACATATTAGAAAGGCTAACGGGCTAGCGGATTGGCTTGATCAAAGACTAGCAGTACATAAACTACTTGATGTTTTAATGGTGAAATATTGGATTCCAAAACAAATCAATTTCCTTTGGGCGATGGGGGTTATTTTAACTACTCTTTTTGCTGTGCTTTTTGTTACGGGACTTTTACTTGTTATGTATTATAAGCCAGATACTGCTCTTGCTTTTGATAGTGTGAATAAAACTATCATGCAAGAAGTGGAATACGGTTGGCTTTGGCGTCATATGCACGGTGTTGCTGCTTCGGTTATTTTCTTGGTTATTTATATCCACATGCTAACAGGAATTTATTATGGTTCTTATAAGCGTGGTAGAGAAATGATTTGGGTAAGTGGTATGCTACTTTTTGTAGTATTTTCTGCTGAAGCTTTTAGTGGATATATGCTCCCTTGGGGACAAATGAGTTATTGGGCTGCTCAAGTTATTACTAACCTTTTTGGTGGAATTCCATTTATTGGATCTGAACTTGTTATTTGGATTCGTGGTGATTATGCGGTTTCTGATCCAACTTTAACAAGATTTTTTATGCTTCATGTATGTTTACTTCCTATAGTAATCATTGCTATCATAGCATTTCACTTTTATTCTTTAAGAATTCCTCATGTAAACAATGAGATCGCTGAAGAATTGGATTTTGATTTAGAAGCTGAAAAATATATGGCAGGTGATACAAAGGGTTCTAAAGTAATTCCTTTTTGGCCAGGATTTTTATCTAAAGACTTTATGTATATTTGTCTTTTTATGATTTTCTTTTTCTATTTGGTATGTTTTAAATTTGGTTTTGCAATGGATCCTATCAATTTTGACCCTGCTAACGCGCTTAAAACTCCAGCACATATTTATCCTGAGTGGTATTTCTTGTGGAGTTATGAAGTTTTAAGAGGATTTTTCTTTGATATTGCAGGCATTAAAGCTTTTGATATAGGATTGGCTGCTTTTGGTATAGCACAAGTTATTTTCTTCTTGCTTCCTTGGCTTGATAGAAGCGATGTAGTTAAACCTGCTCATGAACGACCTTTATTTTTTGTTTGGTTTTGGGTATTGCTTATAGATTTAATTGTTTTAACTATTTATGGAAAACTA
It contains:
- a CDS encoding Ubiquinol-cytochrome C reductase iron-sulfur subunit encodes the protein MATSESRRSFMGFAFGTVAAVGGVFSLVAMKKTWDPLPSVKAAGFTTVDLSGMQDGELRTIEWRKKPIFILKKDPNMQKDTKRDVVVDNAAYTVVIGLCTHLGCIPAYHASEQLFKCACHGGEFDTSGKNTFGPPPRPLDIPPFKIDGTKLVLGEEGPEYKKLMEEA
- a CDS encoding Ubiquinol--cytochrome c reductase, cytochrome B subunit — its product is MAHIRKANGLADWLDQRLAVHKLLDVLMVKYWIPKQINFLWAMGVILTTLFAVLFVTGLLLVMYYKPDTALAFDSVNKTIMQEVEYGWLWRHMHGVAASVIFLVIYIHMLTGIYYGSYKRGREMIWVSGMLLFVVFSAEAFSGYMLPWGQMSYWAAQVITNLFGGIPFIGSELVIWIRGDYAVSDPTLTRFFMLHVCLLPIVIIAIIAFHFYSLRIPHVNNEIAEELDFDLEAEKYMAGDTKGSKVIPFWPGFLSKDFMYICLFMIFFFYLVCFKFGFAMDPINFDPANALKTPAHIYPEWYFLWSYEVLRGFFFDIAGIKAFDIGLAAFGIAQVIFFLLPWLDRSDVVKPAHERPLFFVWFWVLLIDLIVLTIYGKLPPTGVNAWVGFYASIVFLLLFIVVLPIITIMERKGAK